GGTGCGGTTTGATGGTTCCCGCATCTTTCCTACCAGGGAAAGCCGTACCGTATTGTACTCGCTAACTCCGCTCGAGCGGCAACTGTACAAGCGTGTTACGGAGTACGTTCGCACCGGTTATAACCGCGCCCGCCGACTCAACCGGTCCGCCGCAAAGCTCGCCATGAGCGTCCTCCAGCGCCGGGCCGCCAGTTCGACCTGGGCGCTACTGCGCTCGCTGGAGCGCCGGATGGAACGGCTGCGTGCTGACCTGGAAGCGCTGGAATCCCTCCAGATCTCCGAGGAGCAGTGGCGCAGGGACCAGCAGACCCGGAGGGTGCTGGACGTTGAGGCCATGACCGGTGACGAAGAAGCGGCGGAAGGGGAGCGTGAGCAGCGGGACATAGCCGAAGGGGAGGCCATGGGTGCGACGGCTGCCACAACTCTGGCGGAGTTGAGGGCAGAATGTGACGAAGTGCAGGGGCTGCTCGAGCTCGCCCGGCGGGTGCATACAGAGGGAGAGGATGCCAAGTTCGGGAAGCTGCGGACATTGATCGAGGACCCGCGCTTCGCCGGGGAGAAGCTTCTGATCTTCACCGAACACCGGGATACGGCGGAGTTCCTGGTGCGCCGACTGGAGGCAGTGGGTTACGGCGGCCGGGTTGGCTTCATCCACGGGGGCCTGCCCTACCCCTTGCGTGAGGTGCAGGTTGAGGAGTTCCGCGAGCGGTGCCGTTTCCTGGTGGCTACGGATGCTGCCGGTGAGGGCATCAACCTGCAATTCTGCTGGATTGCCGTCAACTATGACGTACCCTGGAACCCGGCGCGCATCGAGCAGCGTTTCGGCCGCGTGCACCGCTACAAGCAACAGCACGACCCCGTGCTGCTCATCAACATGGTTGCAGCGGATACCCGCGAGGGCCGAGTGCTGCAGACCCTGCTCGAAAAGTTAGAAGCCATCTGCAGTGAGATGGGATCGGACAGAGTGTTCGACGTCATCGGCCAGCAGTTGGGAGATGTTTCCCTGTCCGAGGTCATAATGCGAGCCGTGCTGGAGGGCCAGCCCGAGGCGGAAGCCCGCCGGATCGCGGACCTGCTCTCGGCCGACCGCGTGCGGGCTATCCAGGAGGCGGATGCGCAACTCCGGGAGGGCCAGGAAAACGTGCTCTCCCAACTGCCGCTGTTGGCAGCGCGGAAAGAGCAGGAACGACTCGAGAAGCTGCTGCCGGGGTACGTGCAGCGGTTCCTCGAGAAGAGTGCTCCCCTGCTGGGGGCGGAGGTTGCCGGAGACACCAACACCCACTTGTACCTCAAAGGTCTGCCTGCGGTGCTGGAGATTGCGCTTGAGGAAGCGACGGGCGGCAAGCCGATCCCGCTGACGGTCCACAGACCCCGGGAAGGCGAGAAGGCATTGTTCCTCCGTCCAGGGGAACCGTTCTTCGACGCCTACCTTGAATACTTCTGCAACATGGCTGCACCGGCAGCGCTCTGCGGGGCTGTCTTTGTGGATGTGTACGCTGAGGAGCCATACTTCTTCCACGTGGCCCGTGTTAAGATCGTGCGGGCAGCCGAC
This Bacillota bacterium DNA region includes the following protein-coding sequences:
- a CDS encoding helicase-related protein — protein: VRFDGSRIFPTRESRTVLYSLTPLERQLYKRVTEYVRTGYNRARRLNRSAAKLAMSVLQRRAASSTWALLRSLERRMERLRADLEALESLQISEEQWRRDQQTRRVLDVEAMTGDEEAAEGEREQRDIAEGEAMGATAATTLAELRAECDEVQGLLELARRVHTEGEDAKFGKLRTLIEDPRFAGEKLLIFTEHRDTAEFLVRRLEAVGYGGRVGFIHGGLPYPLREVQVEEFRERCRFLVATDAAGEGINLQFCWIAVNYDVPWNPARIEQRFGRVHRYKQQHDPVLLINMVAADTREGRVLQTLLEKLEAICSEMGSDRVFDVIGQQLGDVSLSEVIMRAVLEGQPEAEARRIADLLSADRVRAIQEADAQLREGQENVLSQLPLLAARKEQERLEKLLPGYVQRFLEKSAPLLGAEVAGDTNTHLYLKGLPAVLEIALEEATGGKPIPLTVHRPREGEKALFLRPGEPFFDAYLEYFCNMAAPAALCGAVFVDVYAEEPYFFHVARVKIVRAADEQFPDYLGREVVLEERLVALEQALSGAVAECPLERLMVVRPATRFAPASWPSLERIRRAVEEAGTYLRETVGRELAAKHVRSLNALAERREALLRVGFDLQEAELLEARTRLKKRADSGDTEAAGLLGLVRRKQEGLYAEREQALAAVRREPELVRVTEVQFLAHALVLPSSDPVEREQHDREIERIAMSVARAHEESCGAVVEDVSAPERRMGFDLLSRRPQGELRCIEVKGRRGVGDVELTENEWAKAANLRESYWLYVVYNCATANPRLVRVQDPFARLLVRAKGGVVIDESSVLAAAETE